In Bacillus sp. FJAT-45037, the following are encoded in one genomic region:
- a CDS encoding Ig-like domain-containing protein, whose product MNMKKTAKIALTATLATTAFVAATPAEANAMTPQEAVTTAQVEANKLTPYTNIAATGELTVSPGFLAQYNLAGKAIADAEKHAAHAPDRAWFDRQLNYAKETRLRAARVIDANKHVSRVNDAVENLQSFQGQELTSEVVEAYNALSYELVRAERAVSHIHGSANRVAAGESFIQGAKIAREGLIWEVTAFNLLNEIEAALTEGEVSEEIVKEMLARLDRINNRAVRIKEEGNKLYPGMYPTNEVVAEQLAEKKETVEEKVEEMFPSYVVETVSAINATVTKGDEYVLPTTVDVTVAGEEAPVSMEVEWSGAVDTSVVGEQTFTGTLVLPEGYVNTNEVTVEATVVVEAAVLEVTEVSAVTKTIELNVAVFEAEEGATAKVAIFALNDKGEKTGTAIVTANAAEIKDNVVTFDVSSKVFGNKEYVVEVTIGETTEAVNVTVEFDAVEKLIANINKATAAQLATLLNNEEYFTGFDVANVDAYFTAKEAAKPLSTVAEVQEYVIDAAAEGSEFDAFTTELLDDKKGTFAKYLVLKGQFSNVLDANMDEYMATTGPIFDTNLNTLDGAMTSFDAVSDAIDVINLDAVVTEANLTIADAKPSKLNDYKAALEALVLANADVVDTTNSDTKAEIIAAIDAELKANADARVAADAEIVKGEAALAAFATANGGVPTEAHTEYDAVVAAIEALEKEDLTKTELATATLTGAVTALKGETEELTILDDTLAALAAFAAAFGEDAELEPVYTDVTTQFEDFDEKNYEYGVGRTIETLKVVLAALKAETAEWETYNSVVAAKTATEMRALLFGFENDDYVDLTSAQKLEFAGLFIAAVAEDESADFARVDVLLALELDVYTGLINGVNDATTISGMTTALTALGNEAFNALSAAQKAEVSEAVLAGKPYVTLAEIEAAMGL is encoded by the coding sequence ATGAACATGAAAAAAACGGCAAAAATCGCGTTAACGGCAACACTAGCAACAACAGCATTCGTAGCAGCAACACCAGCTGAGGCTAATGCAATGACACCTCAAGAAGCAGTAACAACAGCTCAAGTTGAGGCTAACAAACTTACTCCATACACAAACATCGCAGCGACTGGTGAACTAACAGTATCACCTGGATTCCTTGCTCAATATAATCTAGCAGGTAAAGCTATTGCGGATGCAGAAAAGCATGCAGCACACGCTCCTGACCGTGCTTGGTTTGATCGTCAATTAAACTACGCTAAAGAAACTCGCCTTAGAGCAGCGCGTGTGATTGATGCTAACAAGCATGTATCACGTGTGAATGATGCAGTAGAAAACTTACAATCATTCCAAGGTCAAGAACTTACAAGTGAAGTTGTTGAAGCTTACAACGCTTTATCATATGAGCTCGTTCGTGCAGAGCGCGCAGTAAGCCATATCCATGGCTCAGCTAACCGTGTAGCAGCTGGTGAGTCTTTCATTCAAGGAGCTAAAATTGCTCGTGAAGGTCTTATCTGGGAAGTAACAGCATTCAACCTACTTAACGAAATTGAAGCAGCACTTACTGAAGGTGAAGTAAGTGAAGAAATAGTAAAAGAAATGCTAGCTCGCCTTGATCGTATCAACAACCGCGCAGTTCGCATTAAAGAAGAAGGTAACAAGCTATATCCTGGCATGTACCCTACAAACGAAGTAGTTGCTGAGCAATTAGCTGAGAAGAAAGAAACAGTAGAAGAAAAAGTGGAAGAAATGTTCCCAAGTTATGTAGTTGAAACTGTAAGTGCGATTAACGCTACAGTAACAAAAGGTGATGAGTACGTATTACCTACAACTGTTGATGTAACTGTTGCAGGCGAAGAAGCTCCAGTATCAATGGAGGTTGAGTGGTCTGGTGCTGTTGATACTTCTGTTGTTGGTGAACAAACATTCACTGGTACTTTAGTATTGCCAGAAGGATATGTAAACACTAATGAAGTAACTGTTGAAGCTACAGTTGTTGTTGAAGCTGCAGTTTTAGAAGTTACTGAAGTTAGTGCAGTTACTAAAACCATTGAGTTAAATGTAGCTGTATTTGAAGCAGAAGAAGGAGCAACAGCAAAAGTTGCTATTTTCGCATTGAATGATAAAGGCGAAAAGACTGGAACTGCAATTGTTACAGCTAATGCTGCTGAAATCAAAGATAACGTTGTAACATTTGATGTAAGTAGTAAAGTCTTTGGTAACAAAGAATATGTTGTTGAAGTAACAATCGGTGAAACAACAGAAGCTGTTAATGTAACTGTTGAATTTGATGCTGTTGAAAAATTAATTGCTAATATTAACAAAGCTACTGCAGCTCAATTAGCAACACTTCTTAACAATGAAGAATATTTCACTGGTTTTGATGTAGCAAATGTTGATGCTTATTTTACTGCGAAAGAAGCTGCTAAACCTCTTAGCACTGTAGCAGAAGTTCAAGAATATGTTATTGATGCAGCAGCAGAAGGTTCAGAATTTGATGCATTCACTACAGAATTATTAGACGATAAAAAAGGCACATTTGCTAAATACCTAGTATTAAAAGGACAATTCAGTAATGTACTAGATGCTAACATGGATGAGTACATGGCTACGACTGGACCAATCTTTGATACTAACTTAAATACTCTTGACGGAGCTATGACTAGCTTTGATGCTGTTTCAGATGCTATTGATGTAATCAACCTTGATGCAGTAGTAACAGAAGCTAATTTAACAATTGCTGATGCAAAACCATCTAAGTTAAATGACTATAAAGCAGCTCTAGAAGCATTAGTATTAGCAAATGCTGATGTTGTAGATACAACAAATAGTGATACTAAAGCAGAGATTATTGCAGCAATTGATGCTGAACTAAAAGCAAATGCTGACGCACGTGTAGCAGCAGATGCTGAAATCGTAAAAGGTGAAGCAGCATTAGCAGCATTCGCAACAGCTAATGGTGGAGTTCCAACAGAGGCTCACACTGAATATGATGCTGTTGTAGCGGCAATTGAAGCTTTAGAAAAAGAAGACTTAACAAAAACTGAACTTGCTACAGCAACTCTTACAGGTGCAGTAACAGCACTTAAAGGTGAGACTGAAGAACTAACAATCCTTGATGATACATTAGCAGCATTAGCAGCATTTGCAGCAGCATTTGGTGAAGATGCTGAATTAGAACCTGTTTATACAGATGTAACAACACAATTTGAAGATTTTGATGAAAAGAATTACGAATATGGTGTTGGCAGAACCATCGAGACTCTTAAAGTAGTACTAGCTGCATTAAAAGCTGAAACAGCTGAGTGGGAAACTTACAACTCAGTAGTAGCTGCTAAAACAGCAACTGAAATGAGAGCTCTATTATTTGGTTTTGAAAATGATGATTATGTAGACTTAACATCGGCTCAAAAACTAGAATTCGCTGGATTGTTCATTGCAGCAGTAGCTGAAGATGAGTCAGCTGATTTTGCAAGAGTTGACGTTTTACTAGCTTTAGAATTAGATGTTTATACTGGATTAATCAATGGTGTTAACGATGCAACAACTATTTCTGGAATGACTACAGCTTTAACAGCACTAGGAAATGAAGCATTTAATGCTTTATCAGCTGCTCAAAAAGCTGAAGTATCAGAAGCTGTATTAGCTGGTAAGCCATATGTAACTCTTGCTGAAATTGAAGCAGCTATGGGACTTTAA
- the galU gene encoding UTP--glucose-1-phosphate uridylyltransferase GalU, translated as MKKVRKAIIPAAGLGTRFLPATKAQPKEMLPIVDKPTIQYIVEEAIESGIEDIIIVSGRGKRAIEDHFDKSYELEETLAQKEKYAILEEIQAISNLANIHYIRQKEPRGLGHAIFCASRFIGDEPFAVLLGDDIVKSEADPCLKQLIDVYDEQQCSVVGVQRVADEDVSKYGIISPASKEHEGDTIKVQSFVEKPKLEEAPSNYAIMGRYVLTPEIFDILANQAPGAGNEIQLTDAIKTLNESQQVLAYNFDGIRYDVGDKFGFIKATVDFALQRDDLRDEVRQYLEQVVQGGSTK; from the coding sequence ATGAAGAAGGTACGGAAAGCGATTATTCCAGCAGCTGGACTTGGAACACGATTCTTACCAGCAACGAAAGCGCAACCAAAAGAAATGCTACCAATCGTAGATAAACCGACAATCCAATACATTGTTGAAGAGGCGATTGAGTCAGGCATTGAAGATATTATCATTGTCAGTGGTCGCGGCAAACGAGCAATTGAAGATCACTTTGATAAGTCATATGAATTAGAAGAAACACTCGCCCAAAAAGAAAAATATGCGATTCTTGAAGAAATTCAAGCGATCTCTAACTTAGCGAACATCCATTATATTCGTCAAAAAGAACCTCGTGGACTTGGACATGCGATTTTTTGTGCTAGTCGCTTCATTGGTGATGAGCCATTTGCCGTTTTACTTGGTGATGACATTGTAAAGTCAGAAGCAGATCCGTGCTTAAAGCAGCTAATTGATGTCTATGATGAGCAACAATGTTCTGTAGTCGGTGTCCAACGAGTAGCAGATGAGGATGTATCGAAATATGGCATTATTTCCCCTGCTTCAAAAGAGCATGAAGGCGATACGATTAAAGTTCAATCATTTGTTGAAAAGCCTAAGCTTGAGGAAGCCCCATCTAATTATGCGATCATGGGACGATATGTATTGACACCTGAGATCTTTGACATACTTGCTAATCAAGCTCCAGGTGCAGGCAATGAGATTCAATTAACGGATGCAATTAAAACATTGAATGAAAGTCAACAAGTACTAGCGTACAATTTTGATGGAATTAGATATGATGTAGGTGATAAGTTTGGCTTTATTAAAGCGACAGTTGACTTTGCCTTACAACGTGATGACCTACGTGATGAAGTTCGTCAATATTTAGAACAAGTTGTTCAAGGAGGAAGTACGAAATGA
- a CDS encoding tyrosine-type recombinase/integrase, with product MNQNEKYWRTEIETISESTKAVLNEYLLSLKLANKAEATITKYRAVLERFFSECEVPLEEMTSDDVLTWLTSYSVDKKPKTIDLVLSTLSSFFQFCLAEEYIDNMVIKKRWRPKIPQALPHYLTEQELARVKLAAETLTLRNRALILFLFSSGCRKTEVANLLIKDVQLTRRTAEVRGKGSKIRHVHFSEECALILKEYLQRRTCQPTDPLFLNKFGGALKQTGIYLVVTNLGKKAGLSHSLFPHCCRHTFATNMLSKGADLEFIADEMGHNDLNTTRVYARIPTEDMRQAYQNKMG from the coding sequence ATGAATCAAAATGAAAAGTATTGGCGTACCGAGATTGAAACAATCTCTGAATCAACGAAAGCAGTTTTAAATGAATACTTATTGAGCTTGAAGCTCGCTAACAAAGCAGAAGCAACTATCACTAAGTATCGGGCAGTGCTAGAAAGGTTCTTTTCTGAGTGTGAGGTACCGTTGGAAGAAATGACTTCGGACGATGTGCTAACATGGTTGACATCTTATTCTGTAGATAAGAAACCAAAAACAATTGATCTTGTTTTATCTACCCTATCTTCTTTCTTTCAGTTTTGTTTAGCGGAAGAGTATATTGATAACATGGTCATCAAAAAGAGGTGGCGGCCGAAAATCCCTCAAGCACTGCCACATTACTTGACGGAGCAAGAATTAGCAAGAGTCAAACTAGCAGCTGAGACATTAACCCTTCGAAATCGAGCTTTAATTTTGTTCTTATTCTCATCTGGTTGTCGAAAGACCGAGGTTGCCAATCTATTAATCAAAGATGTTCAACTAACAAGACGGACGGCTGAAGTAAGAGGAAAGGGTTCAAAGATTCGACATGTACATTTCTCTGAGGAGTGTGCCTTAATTTTAAAGGAATATCTTCAAAGGAGAACTTGTCAACCTACTGACCCTCTCTTTCTCAATAAGTTTGGAGGAGCTTTAAAACAAACAGGTATCTATCTAGTGGTCACTAATCTAGGGAAGAAAGCAGGCTTATCTCACTCTCTTTTCCCTCATTGCTGCCGCCATACTTTTGCAACCAATATGTTATCAAAAGGGGCGGACCTAGAGTTTATTGCCGATGAAATGGGACACAACGATCTTAATACGACTAGAGTATATGCCCGAATCCCTACAGAAGATATGAGGCAAGCCTATCAAAATAAAATGGGGTAG
- a CDS encoding S8 family peptidase, which yields MKQKSYILTLFMMIVVLFIPLPSVILAEESNRFIIASTHPDQHEWQDHLLEHGITKIDQFEVGSRTYTIVEGKKSQMGLFQSVEEVLYIEEDQPLSIVNQEQGLTASALPWNLTAIEADRLLGERCDCKIAVVDSGIASHSLLNNQVKKKVTFMNGRETIGQAEDDSSDSHGTHVAGIIAGRSDGTRFAGISQDAHLYIVKALDKDGNGFISDLIKSVQWAMNEQVQIINLSLGTERSSQSLTSVLRDAYNQGVIVIAAAGNEGGAVEFPANSPYTIAVGAVNQNARMQSWSAYGPEIDIFAPGVRILSTAKGNQFLELSGTSMAAPHVSGAASKLLPLYTGRHSGEKVEWMRHQLSTYSNTAFQGDGRPFQSIGLLNVYRSFYEVRNLPKYITVQLANGQTQTLTQDVLIPYSDPYKRINIQRNLIKEEWQLN from the coding sequence TTGAAGCAAAAATCGTATATATTAACGCTATTTATGATGATAGTTGTTCTTTTCATACCGCTTCCTTCCGTGATACTTGCGGAGGAAAGCAATCGTTTCATTATTGCAAGCACCCACCCAGATCAACATGAATGGCAGGATCACTTACTCGAACACGGGATAACGAAGATTGATCAGTTTGAAGTCGGTTCCCGTACCTACACGATCGTCGAGGGAAAGAAAAGTCAGATGGGGTTATTCCAATCGGTAGAAGAGGTCCTCTATATCGAAGAGGACCAACCTCTCTCGATTGTTAATCAAGAGCAAGGATTAACAGCGTCAGCTCTTCCGTGGAACTTAACAGCAATAGAGGCGGATCGCTTATTAGGAGAGCGTTGTGACTGCAAGATAGCAGTCGTTGACTCTGGAATTGCCTCGCATTCACTCTTAAATAATCAAGTGAAAAAGAAAGTTACGTTCATGAATGGTCGAGAAACGATAGGACAAGCAGAAGACGATAGCTCAGATAGCCACGGCACACATGTAGCGGGCATTATAGCTGGAAGAAGTGACGGCACGCGATTTGCTGGAATCTCTCAAGATGCACATTTATATATTGTGAAAGCCTTAGATAAAGACGGGAATGGCTTTATCTCAGATCTGATAAAGAGTGTTCAATGGGCAATGAATGAACAAGTACAAATCATTAATTTAAGTTTAGGGACAGAGCGTTCCTCACAATCACTTACCTCTGTATTACGTGATGCGTATAATCAAGGTGTAATTGTGATTGCAGCAGCAGGAAATGAGGGTGGTGCTGTTGAATTCCCAGCAAACTCTCCTTATACAATCGCTGTAGGAGCGGTGAATCAGAACGCTCGAATGCAATCATGGTCAGCGTATGGGCCAGAAATCGACATCTTTGCACCTGGAGTACGAATCTTATCAACCGCAAAAGGTAATCAATTTTTAGAATTATCAGGAACATCCATGGCTGCCCCTCATGTGAGCGGTGCAGCTTCTAAGCTATTACCTTTATATACTGGTCGTCATTCAGGTGAAAAGGTCGAATGGATGAGACATCAACTATCGACATACTCGAATACAGCCTTTCAAGGGGATGGTAGACCATTCCAATCAATAGGATTGTTAAATGTATATCGAAGCTTTTATGAAGTTCGTAATCTACCTAAGTATATAACCGTACAATTAGCTAATGGACAGACACAAACTCTCACACAAGACGTACTAATCCCCTATTCAGACCCCTACAAAAGAATTAATATTCAACGTAATCTTATTAAAGAAGAGTGGCAGCTCAACTAA
- a CDS encoding glycosyltransferase family 2 protein has product MLNSSTPLITIVTAAYNCANFIGETIESAQSQTYTHWEMLIVDDCSKDNTREVIAQYAKDDPRVRLIALTENGGAAVARNHALREARGKYVAFLDSDDLWLPLKLERQLNFMEEHDYAFSFTAYKMMNEVGQDLGQVVSVPRAIDYNGLLKNTIIGCLTVMINVEKTGTLQMPNIRTRQDFALWLSVLKRGYTAYGLDEVLARYRKVEGSISSNKVKAAQKTFYVYRHVEKLSLPYALYCFFHYAFNAVKKHRK; this is encoded by the coding sequence ATGCTTAATTCTTCAACACCGCTTATTACGATTGTCACAGCCGCATATAACTGTGCAAATTTCATTGGCGAGACGATCGAATCGGCTCAATCTCAGACCTACACTCATTGGGAAATGCTGATTGTCGATGATTGTTCAAAAGATAACACACGTGAAGTCATTGCTCAGTATGCCAAGGACGACCCACGTGTTCGCCTGATCGCTTTGACGGAAAATGGAGGAGCTGCGGTTGCTCGTAATCACGCTTTACGAGAAGCGAGAGGAAAGTATGTTGCCTTCTTAGATAGTGATGACCTCTGGCTTCCGCTTAAGTTAGAACGACAGCTTAACTTTATGGAAGAGCATGATTATGCATTTAGTTTTACCGCGTATAAGATGATGAATGAAGTCGGACAAGACCTAGGACAAGTTGTATCTGTCCCGCGCGCCATCGATTACAATGGTTTATTAAAGAATACGATTATTGGCTGCTTGACGGTTATGATCAATGTAGAAAAAACAGGAACACTCCAAATGCCAAACATCCGCACAAGACAAGATTTTGCCCTCTGGCTCTCTGTCTTGAAGCGAGGCTATACAGCATATGGATTAGATGAGGTTCTCGCTCGGTATCGAAAGGTAGAAGGGTCGATCTCAAGCAATAAAGTGAAAGCCGCTCAAAAAACCTTCTATGTGTATCGTCATGTAGAAAAGCTAAGTCTTCCTTATGCATTGTATTGTTTCTTTCACTATGCATTTAATGCTGTAAAAAAACATCGAAAATAG
- a CDS encoding tyrosine-type recombinase/integrase — MELQEVMEKFRAEYRFHLAENSMKEYLATVRLMVERVGVPLEQIHGKEIRTWMRLLEEDGYQLSSIRRFLFQLNLFFQFCVEIGVVTQHPLRSIRFPGEKISIPYYLRPSQMNQLRKHVQGNPQERAVVELLYATGARLAELVAMNREDIQWSERTIHIPSGKGQRGRMVLFTRQCEEYLKAYLSLRRDDLPCVIANPRQRARISRRTIQSWFSRYKEELGFHMSPHVMRHTLAAHLAMKGMPIAGIKEILGHDNIRHTQLYARLYSEARKEQYDEWM; from the coding sequence ATGGAACTTCAAGAAGTGATGGAGAAATTTAGAGCAGAATATCGATTTCATTTAGCGGAAAACTCAATGAAGGAATACCTTGCTACAGTGCGATTGATGGTTGAAAGAGTAGGAGTCCCACTTGAGCAAATTCACGGTAAAGAAATTAGAACATGGATGAGGTTATTGGAAGAGGATGGATATCAACTTAGCAGTATTAGAAGATTTTTGTTTCAGTTAAATCTCTTCTTTCAATTTTGTGTGGAAATAGGGGTTGTGACGCAACATCCACTCCGTTCCATTCGTTTTCCGGGTGAAAAAATTTCAATCCCTTATTACCTTCGTCCCTCTCAAATGAACCAACTACGAAAGCATGTTCAAGGCAATCCTCAAGAGAGAGCCGTGGTCGAATTACTTTACGCAACAGGGGCACGTTTAGCAGAGCTTGTGGCGATGAATCGAGAAGATATTCAGTGGTCGGAAAGGACGATTCACATTCCTAGTGGGAAGGGGCAAAGAGGAAGAATGGTGTTATTTACTCGGCAATGTGAGGAGTACCTTAAAGCTTATCTCTCTTTGCGACGAGATGATTTGCCCTGTGTCATTGCCAATCCAAGACAAAGAGCACGTATTAGTCGACGGACGATTCAAAGTTGGTTTTCGAGATATAAGGAAGAGTTAGGGTTTCATATGAGTCCCCATGTGATGAGGCATACTTTAGCTGCTCATTTAGCAATGAAAGGCATGCCTATTGCGGGTATTAAGGAAATTTTAGGGCATGATAATATTAGGCATACCCAATTGTATGCTCGCCTGTACTCAGAGGCTCGAAAAGAACAATACGATGAGTGGATGTAG
- the xerA gene encoding site-specific tyrosine recombinase/integron integrase codes for MTKNAKAQEIFFADHQARFSNETIRSYRMALSQFFSTCEVDYDVVKATHIRSWLASLEERGLKPRSIHLKLSAVKSFYHYCMEENMIKRNPTATVHTPKKDDSLPYYLSKRQVAELQELTKKDVRDRAIVETLFATGVRISELLGIKLEDVRWDTRQIWIRQGKGNKERFVLFTHDCGERLHAYLEDRKIESPYLFCNHRGNCLSRCFVDKRFQSFTEELGFRITPHTMRHTFAAHLAEKNMPQSYIQELLGHVNINSTRIYTRLREQARKKQYDQYQT; via the coding sequence ATGACAAAAAATGCGAAAGCTCAAGAAATATTTTTTGCTGATCACCAAGCAAGATTTAGTAACGAGACCATTCGGAGTTATCGAATGGCGCTCTCCCAGTTCTTTTCTACATGTGAGGTCGATTATGATGTAGTGAAAGCCACCCATATTCGCTCGTGGTTAGCCTCTTTAGAGGAACGTGGGCTTAAACCTAGATCCATTCACCTCAAATTATCAGCAGTGAAGTCTTTCTATCATTATTGTATGGAAGAAAATATGATTAAGAGAAATCCCACCGCTACTGTGCACACACCCAAGAAAGATGATTCTCTTCCTTATTATTTATCTAAACGACAAGTAGCCGAGCTTCAAGAATTAACCAAAAAGGATGTGAGAGATCGAGCAATTGTAGAAACGCTTTTTGCTACAGGTGTCCGAATAAGTGAACTACTAGGTATTAAACTAGAAGACGTACGCTGGGACACCAGACAAATTTGGATTCGTCAAGGGAAAGGTAATAAAGAGCGGTTCGTGTTATTTACTCATGATTGTGGAGAACGTCTTCATGCTTATCTTGAAGATCGAAAAATAGAAAGTCCCTACTTATTTTGTAATCATCGGGGGAATTGTCTAAGTCGTTGTTTTGTAGATAAGAGATTTCAATCTTTTACTGAAGAATTAGGCTTTCGAATTACTCCGCATACAATGCGCCACACATTTGCTGCCCATTTAGCAGAAAAGAATATGCCACAAAGCTATATTCAGGAGTTATTAGGCCATGTCAACATCAACAGTACTCGCATCTATACTCGCCTTAGAGAACAAGCTCGAAAAAAACAATATGATCAATATCAGACGTAA
- a CDS encoding UDP-glucose dehydrogenase family protein, protein MKIAVIGTGYVGLVTGVSLSHIGHEVTCIDLDEAKVDRMSQGQSPIYEPGLEELMKENSAAGRLAFTTSHKEGFEGAELIFIAVGTPQKEDGTADLRFIEQAAKDIGVHITTDVVVITKSTVPVGTNAFVKETVLAHLVHPVSVQVASNPEFLREGSAVHDTFKGDRIVIGADDQEAAEKVKSVYAPLDIPVFITDIKSAEMIKYASNAFLATKISFVNEIANICDKLGANVEDVAAGMGMDQRIGSQFLQAGIGYGGSCFPKDTNALIQIAGNIEHDFELLKAVIKVNNVQREKLVTKAKARFGSLKGKRVALLGLAFKPNTDDMREAASIVIARKLIEEGATVVGYDPIATDNAKIWLPQEMKYVQSAYEAIEHTDCAFIVTEWEEIRSLTPEQWKKAMNEPVIFDGRNCFNPVEMAQEGIEYHSIGRPSVVEK, encoded by the coding sequence ATGAAGATCGCAGTAATTGGTACAGGCTATGTCGGTCTAGTGACGGGTGTGAGTCTTTCTCATATTGGTCATGAGGTAACATGTATTGACCTAGATGAGGCGAAAGTAGATCGCATGAGCCAAGGTCAATCCCCTATCTATGAACCTGGACTAGAAGAATTGATGAAAGAAAATAGTGCAGCAGGAAGATTAGCATTCACTACTTCACACAAAGAAGGGTTTGAAGGTGCGGAACTAATCTTCATCGCTGTGGGCACACCACAAAAAGAAGACGGAACAGCGGATCTTCGTTTTATTGAACAAGCAGCTAAAGACATTGGGGTTCATATCACAACCGATGTCGTCGTTATAACGAAAAGTACAGTTCCAGTTGGGACAAATGCGTTCGTAAAAGAAACGGTGTTGGCTCATTTAGTTCATCCCGTTTCCGTTCAAGTCGCATCGAATCCAGAATTTTTACGTGAAGGCTCAGCCGTTCATGATACGTTTAAAGGCGATCGCATTGTTATTGGAGCAGATGATCAAGAAGCGGCAGAAAAAGTGAAAAGTGTGTACGCTCCACTGGATATTCCTGTGTTTATCACCGATATAAAAAGTGCAGAGATGATTAAGTATGCATCAAACGCTTTCCTCGCAACGAAGATTAGCTTCGTCAATGAAATTGCTAATATTTGCGATAAGCTCGGTGCGAATGTAGAAGACGTGGCAGCGGGTATGGGAATGGACCAACGTATAGGCTCACAATTCCTACAAGCAGGAATCGGCTATGGTGGGTCTTGTTTCCCTAAGGACACAAATGCCTTAATTCAAATCGCAGGAAATATCGAGCATGATTTTGAATTATTAAAAGCTGTGATTAAAGTGAACAATGTTCAACGCGAAAAGCTCGTCACAAAGGCTAAAGCGCGCTTTGGATCTTTAAAGGGCAAGCGAGTGGCACTTTTAGGTCTAGCGTTTAAGCCAAATACTGATGATATGCGAGAGGCTGCATCTATTGTCATTGCACGGAAATTAATTGAAGAAGGTGCTACAGTTGTGGGCTATGATCCAATTGCTACAGATAATGCGAAGATTTGGCTCCCGCAAGAAATGAAGTACGTTCAATCGGCATATGAAGCGATTGAACATACAGATTGTGCATTTATAGTGACAGAATGGGAAGAGATTCGCTCTCTAACTCCCGAACAATGGAAAAAAGCGATGAACGAACCGGTTATTTTTGACGGGCGAAATTGCTTTAATCCAGTGGAGATGGCACAAGAAGGAATAGAATATCACTCGATCGGTAGACCTTCTGTAGTAGAGAAGTAG
- a CDS encoding tyrosine-type recombinase/integrase, with protein MEKSPWKTSKVILNQENKQLIEEFLLMMKLSNRSLQTIYSYKLWLQTFFADELRAFDQLSSEDIYEKLIPYIDGKNVASSRRRLSILSSFYTFCIQEEHLSTSPIKKRWYPKIPQPLPKYLDKETISKTRFQSESMPLRDQTLVELFLATGCRVGELHLLNIEEVNLETRTARVIGKGRKIRYVHFTDRCALLLEKYLASRRDDSPALFVSRYLKRLSIRGMQHVIEKIGEEAGLDFRLHPHRFRHTFATELLAKGADLAFISEELGHSNLATTQIYARLPKREIVSMYRKFMG; from the coding sequence ATGGAAAAATCACCTTGGAAAACGTCAAAAGTTATTCTTAATCAAGAAAATAAGCAACTAATAGAAGAATTTCTACTGATGATGAAGCTGTCTAATCGAAGTCTTCAGACGATCTATAGCTATAAACTGTGGTTGCAAACGTTTTTTGCGGACGAACTACGGGCTTTTGATCAACTCAGTTCAGAAGATATCTATGAAAAGTTAATACCTTATATTGATGGGAAAAATGTGGCTTCTTCAAGGAGACGATTAAGTATTTTATCTTCTTTTTATACATTTTGTATACAGGAAGAACACTTATCCACATCTCCTATTAAGAAAAGATGGTATCCAAAGATCCCTCAGCCTTTGCCTAAGTATTTGGATAAAGAAACGATTTCAAAAACTCGGTTTCAAAGTGAGAGTATGCCTCTTCGTGATCAAACATTGGTCGAACTTTTTTTAGCTACGGGGTGCAGAGTAGGAGAGCTTCATTTACTAAATATAGAAGAGGTAAACCTTGAGACTCGAACCGCAAGGGTTATTGGGAAAGGAAGAAAAATCCGTTATGTACACTTCACTGATCGTTGTGCATTATTACTTGAGAAGTACTTAGCTAGTCGTCGTGATGACTCCCCAGCTTTGTTTGTTTCAAGGTACCTAAAGAGGCTCAGTATAAGAGGAATGCAACATGTCATCGAAAAAATTGGGGAAGAAGCCGGATTAGACTTTAGGCTGCACCCACATCGCTTTCGCCATACTTTTGCGACCGAGTTGTTAGCGAAAGGAGCCGATTTAGCTTTTATTAGCGAAGAATTGGGCCATAGCAATTTAGCTACCACACAAATTTATGCAAGACTTCCGAAGCGAGAAATTGTTTCCATGTATCGCAAGTTTATGGGGTGA